A stretch of the Rosa rugosa chromosome 5, drRosRugo1.1, whole genome shotgun sequence genome encodes the following:
- the LOC133711768 gene encoding uncharacterized protein LOC133711768, with translation MEGANVISHFRPIALANFSFKMIPKIMADRLGPIASCIISAHQSAFPEGWQISDCVVFVYEGFNLLDRIIFGGQRGCRSEAASSFTTITLCGMETGETHNYVGRRVFRRRKQKKEQVLRCTSDVLVTEEALSRGMSSLFDARKIKPISMLRGCLITHVLYADYHFIFCRGDISSLNRLQLFLDEYGAASS, from the exons ATGGAAGGGGCAAATGTGATATCTCATTTTAGGCCAATTGCTTTGGCCAATTTTTCATTTAAGATGATTCCGAAGATTATGGCAGATCGGTTGGGTCCTATAGCTTCATGTATTATTTCGGCTCATCAGAGTGCTTTTCCTGAAGGTTGGCAAATTTCAGATTGCGTTGTTTTTGTTTATGAGGGCTTCAATCTATTGGATAGGATAATCTTTGGAGGCCAG AGAGGTTGCAGATCTGAGGCTGCTTCTTCCTTCACCACAATCACTCTATGTGGTATGGAGACTGGAGAGACCCATAACTATGTGGGTCGAAGAGTTTTCAGAAGGAGAAAACAGAAGAAGGAACAGGTGTTGAGATGTACCAGTGATGTACTGGTGACTG AAGAAGCTCTAAGTCGAGGTATGTCTTCCCTTTTTGATGCTCGAAAGATTAAACCTATTTCTATGCTGAGGGGATGTTTGATTACTCATGTGCTCTACGCTGATTACCATTTTATTTTCTGTCGAGGGGATATATCTTCTCTCAATCGCTTGCAACTCTTTTTAGATGAGTATGGTGCTGCTTCAAGTTAA